From the Huiozyma naganishii CBS 8797 chromosome 2, complete genome genome, one window contains:
- the SET4 gene encoding Set4p (similar to Saccharomyces cerevisiae SET4 (YJL105W) and SET3 (YKR029C); ancestral locus Anc_1.256), whose product MSGSRAGETQVKLLEVREQIQQQLSQAMRDSSLFNPLISPGPASITLLQENNGSDSAAGVSLDSGDATPRMAGSTFASASVTPPSGETRDAAGATECCKRGLVAAAALSLAVTRPLPHKRNSVGGVGGATAVVPKRSNELACCCGISGTIHALDMSDLVQCNHCHRWQHIACYGLKSKLEILPIKFYCNVCQPGLAAKNYKVAKKLGAKKRGKSLVGTVPLGQTALQSHSPKQQLHRSDSVTTTVSDSRTSSPKNLNLPIFHQTQQMQSPQRKHSGDHTPAEELDDNNDYEDKYVKMFIQDHADDDWVLPLREKPPVVPQDEILETRGAQSGVYAKRAFKRDEFISQIAGLVDFQKKYIVNPDNQYRIWGTAQPKVFFHPHWPVCIDSRGSSYDGVAINNIRRSCHPNVKLQTVKLPTTETRVDFMVTAIDDINPGDELLINWEWDLRHPICRSTQLCRWELRDRVPQRHGHFLAYPLH is encoded by the coding sequence ATGTCTGGTTCGCGCGCTGGAGAGACGCAGGTGAAACTGCTAGAGGTGCGGGAACAGattcagcagcagctgtCACAGGCTATGCGGGATAGCAGTTTGTTCAACCCGCTGATTTCGCCCGGTCCTGCGTCGATCACGCTGTTGCAGGAGAATAATGGGTCCGATTCTGCTGCGGGGGTGTCCCTGGACTCGGGGGATGCAACGCCGCGGATGGCGGGTTCTACATTTGCCAGTGCGAGTGTCACGCCGCCCAGTGGTGAGACGCGGGACGCTGCTGGTGCGACAGAGTGTTGCAAGAGAGGGCTTGTCGCTGCGGCGGCACTGTCCCTAGCGGTGACAAGACCCCTGCCGCACAAGAGGAACTCAGTGGGGggtgttggtggtgccACTGCAGTGGTGCCCAAGAGGTCGAACGAGCTGGCGTGTTGCTGCGGTATCTCCGGTACGATACACGCTCTCGATATGAGTGACCTTGTGCAGTGCAACCACTGCCACAGGTGGCAGCACATCGCGTGCTACGGGCTGAAGAGCAAATTGGAGATTTTACCGATCAAATTTTACTGTAACGTGTGTCAACCGGGGCTTGCGGCAAAGAATTATAAAGTGGCCAAGAAACTGGGGGCAAAGAAACGTGGGAAATCACTCGTGGGGACTGTACCCTTGGGCCAGACGGCTTTGCAAAGTCACTCTCCGAAACAACAACTCCACAGGTCAGACTCTGTCACTACAACTGTCTCGGACTCAAGGACTTCGTCTCCAAAGAACTTAAACTTACCTATATTccatcaaacacaacaaaTGCAATCGCCGCAACGAAAACACAGCGGCGACCATACACCGGCAGAGGAACTTGATGATAACAACGACTACGAGGACAAGTACGTCAAAATGTTTATTCAAGACCATGCAGACGACGATTGGGTTCTCCCGCTAAGGGAGAAACCACCCGTGGTACCACAAGATGAAATCTTGGAGACTCGAGGTGCACAGAGCGGTGTCTACGCGAAACGCGCGTTCAAGAGGGACGAGTTCATCTCACAGATCGCGGGTCTCGTTGacttccaaaaaaaatacatcgTTAACCCAGATAACCAGTACCGTATCTGGGGCACAGCACAGCCGAAAGTGTTCTTCCACCCTCATTGGCCAGTGTGCATCGACTCGCGGGGTTCCTCGTACGACGGTGTCGCGATCAATAATATCCGTCGCAGTTGCCATCCGAACGTCAAGTTGCAGACCGTGAAATTGCCCACGACAGAGACTCGCGTGGATTTCATGGTCACAGCGATAGACGACATAAACCCAGGTGACGAGTTGCTCATCAACTGGGAGTGGGATCTCCGGCACCCGATCTGCCGCAGCACTCAACTCTGTAGATGGGAACTCCGCGACAGAGTCCCTCAGCGACATGGACACTTTCTGGCTTATCCACTCCATTAA
- the PAM16 gene encoding import motor complex subunit PAM16 (similar to Saccharomyces cerevisiae PAM16 (YJL104W); ancestral locus Anc_1.257), producing the protein MAHRAIVQVIITGAQVFGKAFAEAYRQASAQSVKQGANEVSRRRGRSAKEEYGGITLDESCKILNFDTAKPEEFLDPERINKKFEYLFGVNDKEKGGSFYLQSKIYRAAERLKWELRQQEAEAKAKETPQGPDGGQASNPSPGGKDTTQQQ; encoded by the coding sequence ATGGCGCACAGGGCGATAGTGCAGGTTATCATCACCGGGGCGCAGGTGTTCGGGAAGGCGTTTGCCGAGGCGTACCGGCAGGCCTCTGCGCAGTCCGTGAAGCAAGGTGCGAACGAGGTGTCGCGACGGAGGGGCAGGTCCGCGAAGGAGGAGTACGGTGGGATCACACTCGATGAGAGTTGTAAGATTTTGAACTTCGATACTGCAAAACCGGAGGAGTTCTTGGACCCGGAGCGTATTAACAAGAAGTTCGAGTACTTGTTCGGCGTGAACGATAAGGAGAAAGGTGGGAGTTTTTACTTGCAGAGCAAGATATACAGGGCTGCGGAGAGGCTGAAGTGGGAGTTACGGCAGCAGGAGGCCGAGGCGAAGGCAAAGGAGACGCCGCAAGGGCCCGACGGTGGCCAAGCGTCGAATCCTTCGCCTGGAGGTAAAGATACGACTCAGCAACAATAG
- the GSM1 gene encoding Gsm1p (similar to Saccharomyces cerevisiae YJL103C; ancestral locus Anc_1.260) — MTKKLPPEVKQVRKSISRACEFCRRKHIQCDTGRPCQNCIRRNIGHSCRDIKPRRKSKTGVKQNGTNIAPVAASLGSFSPEHTIRMKPNMSTPQQMMMLQQHGNYKCLPNIDQVTEDMSSEEFGSSSDISSSKTLASFKDANNIQTIGNNTNEANNNIEAINPPLCSVNPDVNYYPGNVDNTDSVGENVQLFDNPQSPMSPIFDSTWANDEYMKLKDLVSDSGATFSPMDLNPIDLHLEGLDIDRALQLDGPRDDRDIAGRNTSLRGSIVSTESNPRISNMQADSPIDRKRNNMSTPFISLNMLSDRDSVNTGVNSSSTNSLNLNNSTLGEKIELSPLKYRELVTTPEELFEKQYLIKTHNYHLAYQRLKRLFRDRYDAQPDGATVNELFRELLSDYVPKFIVLTLTMTEQDLFLQEVILQRSLLEYESMIQLVNCTPAAVWRRTGELCYLSNEWILLTGFSRQELLDGSKFIFEYWDDNSVLSYFELFHKYLAFEDVSEEMLSANRKFKRCRLKLKNGAYLTCAVCWTVQRDTFKVPVLVMGQFLPIFGDCL, encoded by the coding sequence atgaccaagaaattgcCCCCAGAGGTAAAACAAGTGAGGAAGTCTATCTCCAGAGCGTGCGAGTTTTGTCGTCGAAAGCACATACAGTGCGACACAGGGAGGCCATGTCAAAATTGCATCAGAAGAAATATCGGACATTCATGTAGGGACATCAAGCCGAGAAGGAAGAGTAAAACGGGTGTGAAACAAAACGGCACAAATATTGCCCCCGTGGCAGCTTCTCTTGGAAGCTTTTCTCCCGAGCACACTATTCGGATGAAGCCTAATATGAGTACTCCGCAAcagatgatgatgttgCAGCAGCACGGAAACTATAAATGTTTACCGAATATAGATCAGGTTACAGAGGATATGTCGTCTGAGGAATTTGGTAGCAGTAGCGACatatcatcttcaaaaacactTGCAAGCTTCAAAGACGCCAACAATATACAAACCATTGGTAATAATACTAATGAAGCAAATAATAACATCGAAGCCATTAACCCACCATTATGTTCAGTAAATCCTGACGTGAACTATTACCCCGGTAACGTAGATAATACCGATAGTGTTGGTGAGAACGTACAGTTATTTGACAACCCTCAGAGCCCAATGAGCCCCATCTTTGATAGCACATGGGCGAACGATGAGTACatgaaattgaaagatttGGTCTCCGATTCAGGCGCTACGTTTTCGCCGATGGATCTCAATCCGATTGACCTACATCTGGAAGGGTTAGACATTGACCGAGCGTTACAATTGGATGGTCCGCGCGATGATAGGGATATCGCAGGGCGAAATACGAGTCTTCGAGGTTCGATCGTGTCAACGGAGTCTAATCCCAGGATCAGTAATATGCAGGCAGATTCACCCATTGatcgaaaaagaaataacaTGTCTACGCCGTTTATCTCCCTGAATATGCTTTCTGATAGGGACAGTGTAAACACAGGTgtgaacagcagcagtacaaattctttgaaccTGAACAACTCCACACTTGGGGAGAAAATTGAACTCAGTCCGTTAAAGTATAGAGAACTTGTGACGACACCTGAGGAGTTGTTTGAGAAACAGTACTTGATAAAAACGCATAACTACCACTTGGCGTACCAAAGACTGAAGAGGCTGTTTCGGGACAGGTACGATGCGCAACCAGATGGTGCGACAGTGAATGAACTGTTCAGGGAGTTATTGTCTGATTACGTGCCAAAGTTTATCGTTCTGACGTTGACCATGACAGAGCAAGATCTATTTCTACAAGAGGTTATATTGCAGCGGTCGCTGTTAGAGTACGAAAGTATGATTCAACTAGTCAATTGTACGCCTGCCGCGGTCTGGAGACGCACTGGCGAGCTGTGCTACCTGAGCAACGAGTGGATACTGTTGACCGGGTTCTCCCGACAGGAGCTACTAGACGGTAGCAAGTTCATATTTGAGTACTGGGACGATAACAGCGTGCTTTCGTACTTCGAGCTGTTCCATAAGTACCTTGCCTTTGAGGACGTGTCCGAAGAAATGCTCTCTGCAAACCGGAAGTTCAAGAGGTGTCGACTCAAGCTGAAGAACGGCGCATATCTGACTTGTGCCGTGTGCTGGACAGTGCAGAGggacactttcaaagtgccAGTTCTCGTGATGGGTCAATTCTTGCCCATCTTCGGGGATTGCCTATGA
- the MEF2 gene encoding mitochondrial elongation factor MEF2 (similar to Saccharomyces cerevisiae MEF2 (YJL102W); ancestral locus Anc_1.264): protein MTMPLLFPICRRLFSSVAKMRNIGIIAHIDAGKTTTTERLLYYAGKINRIGDVDTGDTITDYLPQERARGVTIQSAAVSFDWQGKCRINLIDTPGHADFSFEVIRALKVLDGCVTILDAVAGVESQTEKVWKMSNGIPKICFINKMDRVGAGFSRTLKEIITRLNTRVAVINIPYFQEMENNKSNEPKFEGVIDIIDKKLLKWDNEDADQVIIKDMTEMTTSSIYNDFLKSRETLIETLSEFDEDLVEHFLNEADGDYLAVSPTVIHQSIKKLSLSNVVTPVLCGSSFRKIGVQPLLDAVASYLPSPLEARLPELNNKDLPIKRDPRQGLIINNSKNLTVALAFKVISDPVRGTMVFVRVYSGILRSGNTVFNSTMGSKFKIGKLVLMNGNVPEEINVLRAGEIGVLTGATIVGKVFTSDTIISHSIKKDGIKAFDQKKELTLQVNPLVIPPPVFSMVVEPKSLGNKEHMEASLQRLIIEDPSLHISKDFETGETLLSGMGELHLEIAGDKLLNDMAAEVSLGKMTVSFKETIDDCTAWATHDDGKGYKMSLQVCSIHKLPEKVSPTVLTELEHETWVPLRNDDNYLVVENNERYNSNGVWEPLMSYQSIINALSSSALAILQRGGKIANFPLYSCVVRVKGDWEVPIDVEKPSEVLTISKNLIMKAIRKLEKDKFSLLEPIMSVAVTVTANDLGKVSQDLTGSRNATIVSIENSLMADKDSEGSLKFQSIAEAQYFPKDTTLKMAQLKNRTFDMKHILAEAPLHGMISYNKKLRSLTQGRGEFDMEYHGMSKVNKSREEELLQKA, encoded by the coding sequence ATGACCATGCCTTTATTGTTTCCCATATGCCGCCGTTTGTTTAGCTCGGTGGCGAAGATGCGGAACATCGGGATCATTGCACACATTGATGCGGGGAAAACCACCACGACAGAGCGCCTATTGTACTATGCGGGGAAGATCAATAGGATCGGGGATGTTGATACAGGGGATACCATCACAGACTATTTACCTCAGGAGAGGGCCAGGGGAGTAACGATACAGAGTGCCGCAGTTTCGTTTGATTGGCAAGGGAAGTGTCGAATCAATTTGATCGACACGCCTGGGCATGCGGACTTCAGTTTTGAAGTGATACGAGCTCTGAAAGTGTTAGATGGTTGTGTTACCATCTTAGAtgctgttgctggtgtTGAATCTCAAACGGAAAAAGTTTGGAAGATGTCGAATGGTATTCCCAAAATTTGTTTTATTAACAAAATGGACAGGGTCGGTGCTGGATTCAGTAGAACCCTCAAAGAGATTATCACAAGATTGAACACCAGAGTAGCTGTGATTAATATACCATactttcaagaaatggaaaacaACAAGTCCAACGAACCGAAGTTCGAAGGGGTTATTGATATAATTGACAAGAAATTATTGAAATGGGATAATGAGGACGCCGATCAAGTTATTATAAAAGACATGACAGAAATGACAACATCAAGCATCTACAATGACTTTTTAAAGAGTAGAGAAACTTTGATAGAAACATTGAGTGAGTTTGATGAGGACCTAGTTGAACATTTTTTAAATGAGGCAGACGGAGACTATCTGGCGGTATCTCCAACTGTTATACATCAATCCATCAAAAAGCTAAGTTTGAGCAACGTTGTGACTCCGGTCTTATGTGGGTCATCATTTAGGAAAATTGGTGTTCAGCCGTTACTAGACGCGGTGGCGTCATACCTACCTTCTCCTTTAGAAGCCAGATTACCTGAGCTGAACAATAAAGACTTGCCGATCAAGCGCGACCCTCGGCAAGGTCTGATTATTAACAACAGTAAAAATTTGACCGTTGCACTTGCATTTAAAGTCATATCGGATCCGGTAAGAGGTACTATGGTATTTGTTCGAGTGTATTCTGGCATATTAAGGAGCGGCAACACAGTGTTCAACTCAACCATGGGGTCCAAGTTCAAGATTGGCAAGCTGGTTCTAATGAACGGCAATGTCCCCGAAGAGATAAATGTTTTGCGCGCTGGTGAAATAGGTGTTCTGACGGGTGCCACAATAGTAGGGAAAGTGTTTACAAGTGACACTATCATATCTCATTCGATAAAGAAGGATGGGATAAAAGCATTTGACCAAAAGAAGGAGTTAACCTTGCAAGTAAATCCATTGGTAATACCCCCACCTGTGTTCAGTATGGTTGTGGAACCCAAATCCTTAGGGAATAAGGAACATATGGAAGCCTCTTTGCAAAGATTGATTATCGAAGATCCTAGTCTCCACATCTCCAAGGATTTTGAAACAGGGGAGACATTATTAAGTGGGATGGGCGAATTACATCTAGAGATCGCTGGTGATAAACTTTTAAACGACATGGCTGCAGAAGTTTCATTGGGTAAAATGACCGTTTCATTCAAAGAGACCATTGATGATTGTACGGCCTGGGCTACCCACGACGACGGCAAAGGATACAAGATGTCACTTCAAGTTTGCTCGATACACAAGCTACCAGAGAAAGTCTCCCCCACAGTTCTCACTGAGTTAGAGCATGAGACATGGGTGCCCCTCAGAAATGATGACAATTATCTGGTAGTGGAGAATAATGAAAGATATAATTCAAACGGTGTATGGGAGCCGTTAATGTCGTATCAGTCTATTATAAATGCACTTTCTTCTAGCGCGTTGGCTATACTACAAAGAGGAGGTAAAATTGCTAATTTCCCACTATACTCCTGTGTCGTCAGAGTCAAGGGTGATTGGGAAGTGCCCATTGATGTGGAAAAACCCAGCGAGGTTCTAACCATATCAAAGAACCTGATCATGAAGGCTATTAGAAAACTCGAAAAAGACAAGTTTTCTTTACTCGAACCTATTATGAGTGTGGCTGTTACTGTCACTGCCAATGACCTAGGGAAAGTATCGCAGGATCTAACTGGCAGCCGGAATGCTACGATAGTCTCTATTGAAAATAGTTTAATGGCCGACAAGGATTCCGAGGGCTCTTTAAAGTTTCAGTCCATCGCGGAAGCACAGTACTTCCCGAAAGATACCACGTTAAAAATGGCTCAGTTAAAGAATCGAACTTTCGATATGAAACATATATTGGCGGAGGCACCATTGCATGGGATGATCTCTTATAACAAGAAATTAAGAAGTCTCACTCAGGGAAGAGGGGAATTTGACATGGAGTACCATGGAATGAGTAAAGTAAATAAAAGcagagaggaggaactcTTGCAAAAAGCATAG
- the CHS6 gene encoding Chs6p (similar to Saccharomyces cerevisiae CHS6 (YJL099W) and BCH2 (YKR027W); ancestral locus Anc_1.267) → MRKFFKSSKSEKSGGSVASLVGQKSALDLINNDKRSKDNTTDVTIQAFTEFPRILERRFGESLGYRMKMLSNFTRLNKVGLGPPDLVHITLYDKFHRNEIGEYFYVTGVDVSAESTPIALLKMLKLNRKSKSTGQENNVSTYCSLNIFSHCDLRIRYEADSNTYQVKVVDCMSGVDKGALTEQLWEEAFVSCCLRSITFNYDKERKLPGLMEFPLGIHSTSDNLPRKVIEILCKFLPRCLESGWDSTTSLNCNLLHNYLTQSLLQYISIAPRLTQFAFDLLRNLCEVDLENAIYYKVAKIAILFQQDENDVEFVSLLNTTLASLFPLLDTLEKKDAKMFQTLSTISDLLNLQIRFLLARGDFALALPLAIKSTEVSLDSFESWHLLAMCYMEIEEYEKALLAINCMPNLPVTDKIKKRYYCERALYDYYQRPLGNKDNRNVSLDSNEFNLVSNTMEGKKDEDVKKIIFGRLIMPNESRRGYIERIWGDICLQLGPIYGLHSCNLINFVSRHEIESVHDIKLLRRNNAMRQYSLPQQRVYALLMELKKRIGWNNLLELRAGIFIMDNEYRNDNSLNSYGYGRNKDVPSYIRRKRVCERWLDQLFLDTYQDLLISNEAVLDNADVKFNGLEWELLGLTMMRVGNWSDAVACLRTSVTARFDPISAEKILKLYLDSRNPYLQTCDPVHLDPDLVIDLLVQKISYDCRFYDGFQMANLQVLFELSQVLGTEAIRNRVAMLPFAAEGIIQLVDSMLAHVAQPLDHQPLAS, encoded by the coding sequence ATGAGAAAGTTCTTTAAATCTTCTAAATCAGAGAAGTCTGGTGGCTCTGTTGCTTCTCTTGTTGGTCAGAAAAGTGCGTTAGATCTCATCAATAATGATAAGAGGAGCAAAGATAATACTACTGACGTTACGATACAGGCTTTCACCGAATTCCCCAGGATATTGGAAAGAAGATTTGGGGAAAGTTTAGGATACAGGATGAAAATGCTGTCCAATTTTACCAGATTGAATAAAGTGGGATTGGGTCCACCAGATTTGGTCCACATCACACTGTATGATAAGTTCCATAGAAATGAAATAGGAGAGTACTTTTACGTAACTGGGGTAGACGTTTCTGCTGAATCCACGCCTATTGCTTTGCTTAAAATGTTGAAACTGAACCGGAAGAGTAAATCTACTGGGCAAGAAAATAACGTCTCTACATACTGTTCCCTTAACATATTCAGTCATTGTGACTTGCGAATCAGGTATGAGGCAGATAGCAACACGTATCAAGTCAAAGTTGTGGACTGTATGAGTGGAGTTGACAAAGGTGCATTGACCGAACAACTTTGGGAGGAAGCGTTTGTGAGTTGCTGTCTGCGAAGCATCACGTTCAACTATGATAAAGAGCGGAAGCTGCCTGGGCTTATGGAATTTCCATTGGGAATCCACTCTACAAGCGATAACTTGCCTAGAAAAGTAATTGAGATACTGTGTAAATTTCTACCCAGGTGCTTAGAGAGCGGGTGGGATTCCACGACCAGCTTAAACTGTAATTTATTGCATAACTATTTGACCCAGAGCTTGTTGCAGTATATATCAATTGCTCCTAGACTAACCCAATTTGCATTTGATCTGTTAAGGAATTTGTGTGAGGTTGATTTGGAGAATGCAATATACTACAAGGTTGCCAAGATAGCAATTCTCTTTCAACAGGATGAAAACGATGTGGAATTTGTTTCATTGCTAAATACCACACTGGCATCATTATTCCCACTTTTGGACACgttggagaagaaagacgCAAAGATGTTTCAAACGCTGAGCACGATTTCTGACCTTTTGAACCTGCAGATTAGGTTTTTGTTGGCGCGCGGAGATTTTGCATTAGCGTTGCCTCTTGCCATCAAATCCACCGAGGTGTCTCTGGACTCGTTCGAATCGTGGCATCTTTTGGCAATGTGTTACATGGAGATAGAAGAGTACGAAAAGGCTTTACTCGCCATAAATTGCATGCCTAATCTTCCCGTTACcgacaagatcaagaagcGGTACTACTGTGAGCGGGCTCTGTATGATTACTACCAAAGACCCCTGGGCAACAAGGACAATCGGAACGTCAGTTTAGACTCGAACGAGTTCAATTTAGTTAGCAATACAATGGAGGGGAAGAAGGACGAGGATGTCAAAAAGATCATATTTGGAAGGTTGATAATGCCTAATGAATCCAGGAGGGGCTATATCGAACGTATATGGGGGGATATATGCTTGCAGTTGGGCCCGATATACGGCTTACACTCCTGTAACCTGATCAATTTTGTATCTCGTCACGAGATAGAATCCGTGCACGATATAAAACTGCTGCGCAGAAACAATGCTATGAGACAATACAGTCTGCCACAGCAGAGAGTATATGCTTTGTTGAtggagttgaagaagagaattGGGTGGAATAACCTGTTGGAACTGCGTGCGGGTATTTTTATTATGGACAACGAGTATCGCAACGATAACAGCCTCAACAGTTACGGCTACGGGAGGAACAAAGATGTCCCCTCGTACATAAGGCGGAAGCGCGTATGTGAAAGATGGCTGGACCAACTGTTTCTAGACACGTACCAAGACCTGCTCATCAGCAACGAAGCAGTACTGGACAATGCCGATGTGAAATTTAATGGGCTGGAGTGGGAGCTGCTGGGTCTCACAATGATGCGGGTTGGTAACTGGAGCGACGCCGTGGCATGTCTACGGACGAGTGTCACTGCGCGGTTCGACCCCATCAGCGCAGAAAAGATTCTcaagttgtacttggactCGAGGAACCCGTACCTCCAAACGTGCGACCCGGTGCATCTAGATCCGGACCTGGTCATCGACCTTCTGGTGCAGAAGATATCCTACGACTGCCGGTTCTACGACGGGTTCCAGATGGCAAACCTACAAGTGCTTTTTGAACTATCGCAGGTACTGGGTACCGAAGCGATTAGAAATCGCGTGGCGATGCTTCCCTTCGCTGCAGAGGGGATCATCCAGCTCGTGGACTCGATGCTGGCGCACGTCGCCCAGCCGCTTGACCATCAGCCGCTCGCCTCGTAG